From a region of the Enterobacter cancerogenus genome:
- the aceB gene encoding malate synthase A: protein MTEQVNTADELAFNQPQGEQEQQILTPEAVEFLTELVTRFAPQRNKLLAARVHQQQEIDNGKLPGFISETASIRRGEWTIRGIPDDLQDRRVEITGPVERKMVINAMNANVKVFMADFEDSLAPDWRKVIEGQINLRDAVNGTISYTTEAGKIYQLKPDPAVLICRVRGLHLPEKHVTWRGEAIPGSLFDFAFYFFHNHKKLLAKGSGPYFYLPKTQAWQEAAWWSEVFSYAEDRFDLPRGTIKATLLIETLPAVFQMNEILHALRDHIVGLNCGRWDYIFSYIKTLKNHPDRVLPDRQVVTMDKPFLSAYSRLLIKTCHKRGAFAMGGMAAFIPSKDPERNNQVLNKVKADKELEALNGHDGTWIAHPGLADTAMEVFNRVLGDNKNQLFVTRENDAPTAEEQLLAPCEGERTEEGMRANIRVAVQYIEAWISGNGCVPIYGLMEDAATAEISRTSIWQWIHHQKTLSNGKPVTKELFRQMLAEEMRVIQDELGEHRFSSGRFNEAARLMEQITTSDDLIDFLTLPGYRFLA from the coding sequence ATGACTGAGCAGGTAAACACAGCCGATGAACTGGCCTTTAACCAGCCGCAGGGTGAGCAGGAACAGCAGATCTTGACCCCGGAGGCCGTCGAGTTCCTGACCGAGTTGGTGACACGCTTTGCGCCACAGCGTAATAAACTGCTGGCGGCACGCGTTCACCAGCAGCAGGAAATTGATAACGGGAAGCTGCCTGGTTTTATTTCGGAAACTGCTTCCATTCGTCGCGGTGAGTGGACGATCCGCGGTATCCCTGATGACTTACAGGATCGTCGCGTCGAGATCACCGGCCCGGTCGAGCGCAAGATGGTGATCAATGCCATGAACGCCAACGTTAAAGTGTTTATGGCCGATTTTGAAGACTCGCTGGCTCCCGACTGGCGTAAGGTGATCGAGGGGCAGATTAACCTGCGCGACGCCGTGAATGGCACCATCAGTTACACCACCGAAGCCGGGAAAATCTATCAGCTTAAACCCGATCCAGCCGTGCTGATCTGCCGTGTACGCGGTTTACACCTGCCTGAAAAGCATGTTACCTGGCGCGGAGAAGCCATCCCGGGCAGCCTGTTCGATTTTGCATTCTATTTCTTCCACAACCATAAAAAGCTGCTGGCGAAAGGCAGCGGCCCCTATTTCTATTTGCCGAAAACGCAGGCCTGGCAGGAGGCCGCCTGGTGGAGTGAGGTGTTCAGCTATGCGGAGGATCGCTTCGACCTGCCTCGCGGCACCATCAAAGCCACGCTGCTGATCGAAACGCTGCCTGCCGTATTCCAGATGAATGAAATCCTGCACGCGCTGCGTGACCATATTGTTGGCCTGAACTGCGGGCGCTGGGACTATATCTTCAGCTATATCAAAACCCTGAAAAACCATCCCGACCGCGTGTTACCGGATCGTCAGGTCGTCACCATGGATAAACCCTTCCTGAGCGCCTACTCGCGCCTGCTGATCAAGACCTGCCACAAGCGCGGCGCCTTTGCGATGGGCGGTATGGCGGCGTTTATCCCGAGCAAAGATCCTGAGCGCAACAATCAGGTGCTCAACAAGGTAAAAGCCGATAAAGAGCTGGAAGCCCTCAATGGCCACGACGGTACGTGGATTGCCCACCCGGGCCTGGCCGATACGGCGATGGAGGTATTTAACCGCGTGCTCGGCGACAACAAAAATCAGCTGTTTGTCACCCGTGAAAACGATGCTCCCACGGCTGAAGAGCAGCTGCTCGCCCCGTGCGAGGGCGAACGCACCGAAGAGGGCATGCGCGCCAATATTCGCGTTGCCGTGCAGTACATCGAGGCGTGGATCTCCGGTAACGGCTGCGTCCCAATCTACGGCCTGATGGAAGATGCGGCTACGGCGGAGATCTCACGCACCTCTATCTGGCAGTGGATCCATCACCAAAAAACGCTCAGCAACGGTAAGCCCGTCACCAAAGAATTGTTCCGCCAGATGCTGGCTGAGGAGATGCGGGTGATCCAGGACGAGCTGGGCGAGCACCGCTTCAGCAGCGGACGCTTTAACGAGGCTGCCCGCCTGATGGAGCAAATCACCACTTCAGATGACTTAATCGACTTCCTTACCCTGCCGGGCTACCGCTTCCTGGCGTAA
- the aceA gene encoding isocitrate lyase — MKTRTQQIEELQKEWTQPRWEGIRRPYSAEEVVKLRGSVNPECTLAQHGAAKMWALLHGGAKKGYINSLGALTGGQALQQAKAGIEAIYLSGWQVAADANLASSMYPDQSLYPANSVPSVVDRINNTFRRADQIQWAAGIEPNDPRFVDYFLPIVADAEAGFGGVLNAFELMKSMIEAGAAAVHFEDQLASVKKCGHMGGKVLVPTQEAIQKLVAARLAADVLGVPTLVIARTDADAADLITSDCDPYDSEFITGERTSEGFYRTHAGIEQAISRGLAYAPYADLVWCETSTPDLALAKRFADAIHAKYPGKLLAYNCSPSFNWQKKLDDETIASFQQQLSDMGYKYQFITLAGIHSMWFNMFDLAHAYAQGEGMKHYVEKVQQPEFAAGKDGYTFVSHQQEVGTGYFDNVTTIIQGGTSSVTALTGSTEEAQF; from the coding sequence ATGAAAACCCGTACCCAACAGATCGAAGAGTTACAGAAAGAGTGGACACAACCGCGCTGGGAAGGCATCCGTCGCCCCTACAGCGCAGAGGAAGTGGTGAAATTACGCGGCTCGGTCAACCCGGAATGCACGCTCGCACAGCATGGTGCGGCAAAAATGTGGGCACTGCTGCACGGCGGTGCCAAAAAAGGCTACATCAACAGCCTGGGCGCGCTGACCGGGGGGCAGGCGCTGCAGCAGGCGAAGGCCGGGATTGAAGCCATCTATCTTTCAGGCTGGCAGGTTGCAGCAGATGCCAACCTGGCCTCCAGTATGTATCCGGATCAGTCGCTCTACCCGGCGAACTCCGTGCCGTCGGTGGTTGATCGGATCAACAACACCTTCCGCCGTGCGGATCAGATCCAGTGGGCGGCAGGTATCGAGCCAAACGATCCGCGCTTTGTTGACTACTTCCTGCCGATCGTTGCGGATGCAGAAGCCGGTTTTGGCGGCGTGCTCAACGCATTCGAGCTGATGAAATCGATGATTGAAGCCGGTGCAGCGGCCGTTCACTTCGAAGACCAGCTGGCGTCGGTGAAGAAGTGTGGGCACATGGGCGGCAAGGTGCTGGTTCCGACACAGGAAGCGATTCAGAAGCTGGTTGCAGCGCGTCTGGCAGCCGACGTGCTTGGCGTGCCCACGCTGGTGATCGCCCGTACCGATGCGGACGCGGCTGATCTGATCACCTCTGACTGTGACCCGTACGACAGCGAGTTTATTACCGGCGAGCGCACCAGCGAAGGGTTCTATCGCACCCATGCGGGTATAGAGCAGGCCATCAGCCGCGGCCTGGCCTATGCGCCTTACGCAGACCTTGTCTGGTGTGAAACCTCCACGCCGGACCTGGCGCTGGCTAAACGTTTTGCCGATGCCATCCATGCCAAATATCCGGGCAAACTGCTGGCCTACAACTGCTCGCCGTCCTTCAACTGGCAGAAGAAACTGGACGACGAGACGATCGCCAGCTTCCAGCAGCAGCTCTCGGATATGGGCTACAAATACCAGTTCATCACCCTGGCGGGGATCCACAGCATGTGGTTCAACATGTTCGACCTGGCGCACGCTTACGCGCAGGGCGAGGGCATGAAGCACTATGTTGAGAAGGTACAACAGCCAGAGTTCGCCGCCGGCAAAGACGGCTATACCTTTGTGTCGCACCAGCAGGAGGTGGGAACCGGCTACTTCGATAACGTCACCACCATTATCCAGGGCGGAACCTCCTCCGTCACCGCGTTAACGGGTTCAACTGAAGAAGCCCAGTTCTGA